One genomic region from Alteromonas pelagimontana encodes:
- a CDS encoding OapA family protein: MRKKLKTTVASTMLKNLPKPHRTGLALATLVLGGLILLPSDPVEASRHQEAFVLDAGVRYPLEMKVIDSPDVTLKEEESNWQLYKVGSGDTLAQIFKRAGFSARDTYNVTQAGELAKTLVTLIPGDELYLLADDKGAFAGLKYSVSPTETLHIKPEEGQDKLVADLETKHVDIRYNFAQGEIDSSFWNAGVTAGLSSNQIMHLAGIFGWDIDFAVGIRSGDTFNIVFEEHYIDGEFVGYGDIVAAEFVNQGEQFTAIQHSDGNYYTPEGRSMRKSFLRAPINFKYVSSNFTTARFHPVQKRWKAHRGTDYVAAIGTPVMAAGDGKVIEASYNKFNGNYVFIRHGDKYVTKYLHFKKRAVKVGDVVKQGQTVGYLGNTGMVTGAHLHYEFLVNGVHRNPRTVELPKARPIAESERAAFMEIAENRLNQLGTTKRIMLAMK; the protein is encoded by the coding sequence ATGAGAAAGAAATTAAAGACTACCGTGGCTTCTACTATGTTGAAAAATTTACCCAAACCACATCGCACCGGATTGGCACTTGCCACCCTCGTTTTAGGTGGATTAATTCTTCTTCCATCCGATCCGGTAGAAGCGAGCCGTCATCAGGAAGCCTTTGTTCTTGATGCAGGCGTACGCTACCCGTTGGAAATGAAAGTTATTGATTCCCCCGATGTAACGCTTAAAGAAGAAGAAAGCAACTGGCAGCTTTACAAGGTTGGCAGTGGCGATACCTTAGCGCAGATATTTAAGCGCGCGGGTTTCTCCGCAAGAGATACCTACAATGTCACTCAGGCCGGCGAGCTAGCTAAGACGTTGGTAACACTCATTCCTGGTGACGAACTTTATCTTTTAGCAGATGACAAAGGCGCGTTTGCTGGCTTAAAGTACAGCGTGTCGCCTACTGAAACGTTGCATATTAAACCCGAAGAAGGACAAGACAAACTGGTTGCCGATCTGGAAACCAAACATGTCGATATTCGTTATAACTTTGCTCAGGGTGAAATTGATAGCAGCTTTTGGAATGCGGGCGTTACCGCCGGCTTATCCAGCAATCAGATAATGCATCTGGCGGGAATATTTGGCTGGGATATCGATTTTGCAGTAGGTATTCGCAGTGGTGATACCTTTAATATCGTGTTTGAAGAACATTACATTGATGGCGAGTTTGTTGGTTACGGTGATATTGTCGCTGCCGAATTCGTGAACCAGGGCGAACAATTTACCGCTATTCAGCATTCTGATGGCAATTACTATACGCCTGAAGGTCGTAGCATGCGTAAAAGCTTTTTGCGCGCCCCTATTAACTTCAAGTACGTTAGTTCCAATTTTACCACTGCGCGGTTCCACCCTGTTCAGAAGCGCTGGAAAGCACACCGGGGCACCGACTATGTTGCCGCTATTGGCACACCGGTCATGGCTGCTGGCGATGGTAAAGTAATCGAAGCCAGTTATAACAAGTTTAACGGCAACTATGTCTTTATTCGCCATGGCGATAAATATGTAACCAAGTATCTGCACTTTAAAAAACGTGCGGTTAAAGTGGGTGATGTTGTTAAGCAAGGTCAGACCGTGGGTTACCTCGGTAACACCGGTATGGTAACTGGCGCGCATTTACACTATGAGTTTCTGGTAAACGGCGTGCACAGAAATCCCAGAACTGTCGAACTGCCAAAGGCGCGTCCTATTGCAGAAAGTGAACGCGCGGCCTTTATGGAAATTGCCGAAAATAGGCTGAATCAACTGGGTACCACCAAGCGCATCATGTTAGCAATGAAGTAA
- a CDS encoding energy transducer TonB yields the protein MRKYIFGLILVLGVGCSSSPKQMTLASQPADISLDELEQYWEMKYESFSFDSSAEYKNRPKGYVKIRYLIDSTGNVFEPKVVESEPSGVWDDQGMEAIKELKYLPSKDNPTKIPVYVTTEFQFKEVLEQR from the coding sequence ATGAGAAAATATATTTTTGGTCTGATTCTGGTTTTAGGCGTTGGCTGTTCCTCATCGCCAAAACAAATGACTCTTGCATCGCAACCCGCCGACATATCACTTGATGAACTAGAGCAGTATTGGGAGATGAAATATGAATCCTTTAGCTTCGACTCTTCAGCGGAATATAAGAACCGGCCAAAGGGTTACGTAAAGATCCGGTATTTAATAGATTCAACTGGTAACGTGTTTGAACCTAAAGTTGTTGAGTCAGAACCATCTGGAGTATGGGATGACCAAGGAATGGAAGCAATTAAAGAGCTAAAATATCTGCCTTCAAAAGACAACCCTACTAAGATCCCAGTGTATGTTACTACTGAATTTCAATTTAAAGAAGTCTTAGAGCAGCGTTGA
- the tyrS gene encoding tyrosine--tRNA ligase, protein MSNWQTALAEIKRGTDDILPEEELIQKLKSGKTLTVKAGFDPTAPDLHLGHTVLINKLRSFQQLGHNVVFLIGDFTGLIGDPTGKNVTRKPLSKDQVLENAKTYQEQVFKILDPDKTQIRFNSEWMDKLGADGMIKLAASQTVARMLERDDFKKRYANGQPIAIHEFLYPLVQGWDSVALEADVELGGTDQRFNLLMGRELQKENGQAQQAIVMVPLLEGLDGVQKMSKSLNNYIGITDTPNEMFGKVMSVSDDLMWRYYDLLSFRPLEEVAELKAQVEAGANPRDTKILLAKELIARFHDEDAAEAAYQDFIQRFQKNAIPDDMPEVSITLPADGIAIGNLLKEADLVASTSDAMRMIKQGAVKIDGDKVEDSRLIITQTGEQVYQVGKRKFARITLES, encoded by the coding sequence ATGAGTAACTGGCAAACAGCATTAGCTGAAATAAAACGGGGTACCGACGATATCCTGCCTGAAGAGGAGTTAATTCAAAAACTCAAATCAGGTAAAACGCTGACGGTAAAAGCCGGCTTTGACCCAACCGCACCTGACTTACACTTAGGTCATACGGTACTCATTAATAAGCTGCGTTCCTTTCAGCAACTTGGCCATAACGTGGTCTTCCTGATCGGTGATTTTACAGGCCTTATTGGCGATCCTACAGGGAAAAATGTCACACGCAAGCCTTTAAGCAAAGATCAGGTATTGGAAAACGCAAAAACGTATCAGGAACAGGTTTTTAAAATTCTGGACCCTGACAAGACGCAAATCCGCTTTAATTCCGAGTGGATGGATAAACTGGGTGCTGACGGGATGATAAAACTGGCAGCCAGTCAGACAGTGGCCCGTATGCTGGAACGCGATGATTTTAAAAAGCGTTATGCTAATGGCCAGCCTATCGCCATTCACGAATTTTTGTATCCACTAGTGCAGGGGTGGGATTCGGTTGCGCTTGAAGCGGATGTTGAACTTGGCGGTACTGATCAACGCTTTAACCTGTTGATGGGAAGAGAACTGCAAAAAGAAAACGGACAAGCGCAACAAGCGATTGTAATGGTGCCGCTGCTGGAAGGCCTCGACGGCGTTCAGAAAATGTCTAAGTCGCTGAACAATTATATCGGTATAACCGATACACCCAATGAGATGTTTGGCAAAGTAATGTCAGTGTCTGATGATTTGATGTGGCGTTATTACGACCTGCTCAGCTTCCGTCCTTTAGAAGAGGTAGCAGAACTAAAAGCACAAGTGGAAGCTGGAGCCAATCCCCGCGACACCAAAATTTTATTGGCAAAAGAACTGATTGCCCGCTTTCATGATGAGGATGCCGCCGAAGCCGCGTATCAGGATTTTATTCAGCGTTTTCAGAAAAATGCTATTCCAGACGACATGCCAGAGGTTTCGATTACCTTGCCTGCAGATGGTATCGCCATCGGCAATTTATTAAAAGAAGCCGATTTGGTGGCGTCCACCTCTGACGCAATGCGCATGATCAAACAGGGTGCGGTAAAAATTGACGGCGATAAAGTTGAAGATAGCCGTCTGATTATTACTCAAACCGGAGAACAGGTATATCAAGTGGGTAAACGTAAGTTCGCCAGAATAACGCTGGAAAGCTAA